Proteins from a genomic interval of Syngnathoides biaculeatus isolate LvHL_M chromosome 23, ASM1980259v1, whole genome shotgun sequence:
- the e2f6 gene encoding transcription factor E2F6 codes for MVKCVVSGCRNRLLNGNRGVLNRPLKRFFPFPKDPARVKVWLAALRETDKQEAAEQHLICEEHFLPEDISRNGVNSDAIPIMPPYLDGPLGGIGAWTVDSSEEDDQWGTPGGEEEEEEEGEEEMEEEMDGGDSVAPVRPPSPQPPQQVPSEPVRVPPQVKSPSVDLQSKEDLQTEEPHVAAVLPNVLPEEPLVTLTRRLLELLLLSPDNWLDLHQAANRLQTRKGQVYDIIGVLEGLSVVQRISSRAKWIGQCPISHFMWKTVPEFKKELESLKMEESTLDSFIKNCAQQLFDMTDNEENARAAYITHEDVSRLAAFKEQTVIVINAPEDTKLEVPTPTQDNIKMHMKGGKGPIAVMTCDLGTGGVPVKEEMSGCFMTLEESRIQTQTLHTHKTSR; via the exons ATGGTCAAGTGTGTTGTTTCCGGCTGTCGGAACCGGCTGCTCAACGGCAACCGGGGCGTCTTAAACCGACCGCTGAAGAGATTCTTCCCATTCCCAAAAGATCCGGCAAGGGTCAAG GTATGGTTGGCTGCGCTGCGAGAGACAGACAAGCAGGAAGCGGCGGAGCAGCACTTGATCTGCGAGGAGCACTTCCTGCCGGAGGACATCTCCAGAAACGGCGTCAACAGCGACGCCATCCCCATCATGCCCCCCTACCTGGACGGACCCCTCGGCGGCATCGGCGCCTGGACGGTCGACTCGTCCGAGGAGGACGACCAGTGGGGGACCCCGGgtggcgaggaggaggaggaggaggagggggaggaagagATGGAGGAAGAGATGGATGGAGGTGACAGTGTAGCCCCTGTGAGACCTCCTTCTCCACAACCTCCTCAGCAG GTTCCAAGTGAACCTGTGCGTGTTCCACCTCAGGTGAAGAGTCCaag TGTGGACCTTCAATCCAAAGAGGATCTTCAGACAGAGGAGCCACACGTAGCTG CTGTGCTTCCAAATGTCCTCCCAGAAGAGCCGCTGGTAACGCTAACACGCCGGCTCCTGGAGCTCCTCCTGTTGTCTCCAGACAACTGGCTGGACCTCCACCAGGCAGCCAACAGGCTACAGACCCGCAAGGGTCAGGTCTACGACATCATCGGCGTGCTAGAGGGCCTCAGTGTGGTCCAGAGGATATCAAGTAGGGCCAAGTGGAT AGGGCAGTGTCCAATCTCACACTTCATGTGGAAGACTGTGCCCGAGTTCAAGAAGGAACTGGAGAGCTTGAAGATGGAGGAGAGCACGCTGGACAGCTTCATTAAAAACTGCGCTCAGCAGCTCTTTGATATGACGGATAACGAGGAAAATGCAAG GGCGGCCTACATCACGCATGAGGACGTCAGCCGGCTCGCTGCCTTCAAGGAGCAGACGGTGATCGTGATCAACGCGCCGGAGGACACCAAGCTCGAGGTCCCGACGCCCACAcag GACAACATCAAGATGCACATGAAAGGCGGCAAGGGTCCCATCGCGGTGATGACGTGTGACTTGGGCACGGGCGGCGTGCCGGTCAAGGAGGAGATGAGCGGTTGTTTCATGACGCTGGAGGAAAGTCGCATACAGACGCAAACGTTGCACACGCACAAGACTTCCCGTTaa